One Leclercia pneumoniae genomic region harbors:
- a CDS encoding threonine/serine exporter, translating to MGVITFLLALAQDMLLAAIPAVGFAMVFNVPQRALAWCALLGAIGHGSRMVMMTAGLNIEWATFIAAILVGSIGIQWSRWYLAHPKVFTVAAVIPMFPGISAYTAMISAVKISHLGYSEPQMIMLLTNFLKASSIVGALSIGLSIPGLWLYRKRPRV from the coding sequence ATGGGCGTAATCACGTTCTTATTGGCGTTAGCGCAGGATATGCTGCTGGCGGCAATTCCGGCTGTCGGCTTTGCCATGGTCTTTAACGTCCCCCAGCGTGCGCTGGCCTGGTGCGCCTTACTGGGGGCTATCGGGCATGGTTCACGAATGGTGATGATGACAGCCGGACTCAATATTGAATGGGCAACCTTTATCGCCGCGATTCTGGTCGGCAGCATTGGCATCCAGTGGTCGCGCTGGTATCTGGCCCATCCGAAGGTGTTTACCGTCGCCGCGGTCATTCCGATGTTTCCCGGCATTTCGGCCTACACGGCGATGATCTCGGCGGTCAAAATTAGCCATCTCGGTTACAGCGAGCCCCAGATGATTATGTTGCTGACAAACTTCCTGAAGGCCTCCTCGATTGTCGGCGCGCTCTCCATTGGCCTGTCGATCCCCGGTTTGTGGTTATATCGAAAACGTCCTCGGGTATGA
- a CDS encoding MarR family winged helix-turn-helix transcriptional regulator, with amino-acid sequence MKTTPTDNTAALLLDNQLCFALYSANLALNKLYRQLLAPLNLTYPQYLVMLVLWEQDDITVSDIGERLFLDSATLTPLLKRLEVAGLIVRQRSRQDERQVAVTLTEAGTDLQQQALGIPNAVGCAAQCDVDTLSVLKQQLEQLRHQLHRA; translated from the coding sequence ATGAAAACGACACCCACTGATAACACCGCTGCGCTGTTGCTGGATAACCAGCTCTGTTTCGCCCTCTATTCGGCGAACCTGGCGCTGAACAAGCTCTATCGGCAACTGCTGGCGCCGCTTAATCTCACCTACCCGCAATATCTGGTGATGCTGGTGTTGTGGGAGCAGGATGACATTACCGTGTCGGATATTGGTGAACGTCTCTTTCTGGATTCCGCCACCTTAACGCCGCTGTTAAAGCGTCTTGAGGTTGCGGGCTTAATCGTTCGCCAGCGCTCGCGCCAGGATGAGCGTCAGGTGGCCGTCACCCTTACTGAAGCAGGTACTGACCTGCAACAGCAGGCGCTGGGTATTCCCAATGCCGTAGGCTGCGCAGCCCAGTGTGATGTCGACACGCTATCCGTCCTGAAACAGCAGCTGGAACAATTACGTCATCAGCTTCACCGCGCGTGA
- a CDS encoding zinc-binding alcohol dehydrogenase family protein: MATMNTLVCQEPKKLIWAQRDIPVAGENEALIKIKTVGICGTDIHAWGGNQPFFNYPRVLGHEICGEVISVGENIRTLRPGQQVAVIPYVACQRCPACLSGRTNCCEAISVIGVHQDGGFCEYLAVPVTNLLLAEGIDPEAAALIEPFAISAHAVRRAAVQPGDAVLVVGAGPIGLGAAAIAHADGARVVVADTSISRREHVAGSLGLSTVDPVAADFTDQLRAHFDGALAQTVIDATGNPHAMNNSVNLIRHGGSIVFVGLFKGDLCFSDPEFHKKETTLMGSRNATAEDFAKVGRLMAEGKLSADMMLTHRYAFHELAESYEPGVINNRQLIKGVIAF, from the coding sequence ATGGCAACAATGAATACGCTGGTGTGTCAGGAACCAAAAAAACTTATTTGGGCGCAGCGAGACATTCCCGTGGCGGGCGAAAACGAAGCGCTAATAAAAATAAAAACCGTCGGGATTTGTGGCACCGATATTCACGCCTGGGGTGGGAATCAACCCTTTTTTAATTACCCCCGGGTGTTAGGCCATGAAATATGTGGCGAGGTCATTAGCGTGGGGGAAAATATTCGTACGCTGCGCCCGGGGCAACAGGTGGCGGTGATCCCCTATGTGGCTTGTCAGCGCTGTCCCGCCTGCCTGAGCGGCAGGACCAACTGCTGCGAGGCGATTTCGGTCATTGGCGTGCATCAGGATGGCGGCTTCTGCGAGTATCTCGCCGTACCCGTTACTAATTTGCTGCTGGCAGAGGGCATCGACCCCGAAGCGGCGGCGTTGATTGAGCCTTTCGCCATCAGCGCCCATGCGGTCCGCCGTGCGGCCGTACAGCCCGGCGATGCGGTGCTGGTGGTAGGGGCCGGGCCCATTGGGCTGGGGGCGGCGGCGATTGCCCATGCGGATGGCGCCCGGGTGGTCGTTGCGGATACCAGCATTTCCAGGCGTGAACATGTTGCCGGATCTCTTGGCCTGTCGACGGTTGACCCTGTGGCGGCGGACTTTACCGACCAGCTACGGGCGCACTTTGACGGGGCGCTGGCGCAGACGGTGATCGACGCTACCGGCAACCCGCACGCCATGAACAACAGCGTGAACTTGATTCGTCACGGGGGGAGCATTGTTTTCGTCGGCCTGTTTAAGGGCGATCTCTGTTTTTCGGATCCCGAATTTCACAAGAAAGAGACCACCCTGATGGGCAGCCGGAATGCCACCGCAGAGGATTTTGCAAAGGTCGGCAGGCTGATGGCGGAGGGCAAGCTGAGCGCAGACATGATGTTGACGCACCGCTACGCTTTTCACGAGCTGGCAGAGAGTTACGAACCGGGGGTGATCAATAATCGTCAGCTGATTAAAGGGGTGATTGCCTTTTAA
- the opgB gene encoding phosphatidylglycerol--membrane-oligosaccharide glycerophosphotransferase yields the protein MSELLSFALFLASVMVYAWKAGRNTWWFIATLLVLGLFVVLNITLYASDYFTGDGINDAVLYTLTNSLTGAGVSKYILPGIGIATTLVLVFGLLGWVLRRRRHHPHHLGYSLLALVLALGSVDASPAFNQITELVKSQSRDGDPDFAAWYKEPAKTIPNPKLNLVYIYGESLERTYFDNDAFPDLAPELGAIKNEGIDFSHTAQLPGTDYTIAGMVASQCGIPLFAPFEGNASASVSSFFPQNICLGDILKNSGYENYFMQGANLRFAGKDVFLKSHGFDHLYGAEELKTTVADPSYRNDWGFYDDTVLDETWKKFEALSRSGKRFSLFALTVDTHHPDGFISRTCQRKSYAIDGKPNQSFSAVGCSQEHIAALIEKIKASPYFKNTVIVVSSDHLAMKNTAWDELNKQDRSNLFFVLRGDKPQQETLAVKRNTMDNGATVLDILGGDNFIGLGRSSLSGQSLSEIFLNMKEKVLAWKPDVIRLWNFPKELKAFTVDSDKNMMAFSGSHFRLPLLLRVSDKRVEPLPESEYSAPLRYQLADFAPRDNFVWVDRCYKMGQLWSQPLALSTDWCVSQGQLGGEQSIQRVDKPQWQGKTAFKDTVISTDRYNRNVEMLKVADNDIRYKADSFVFNVAGAPEEVKQFSGISRPESWGRWSNAQLGDEVKIEYNQPLPAKFDLVITAKAFGPNANRPIPVRIGQSEQTLKLGNEVTTTTLHFDNPSRSSTLVIVPPDPQSTNEGNILGHSPRQLGIGMVEIKIVNAEG from the coding sequence TTGTCAGAGTTACTTTCTTTTGCCCTGTTTCTCGCTTCGGTAATGGTTTATGCCTGGAAAGCGGGCCGCAACACCTGGTGGTTTATTGCCACGCTGCTGGTGCTGGGACTTTTTGTTGTTTTAAATATTACCCTGTACGCCAGCGATTACTTTACTGGCGATGGCATTAACGATGCCGTTCTTTATACCCTGACCAATAGTCTTACAGGCGCAGGGGTTAGTAAGTACATACTTCCCGGTATCGGGATCGCTACCACACTGGTCTTGGTGTTTGGTCTGTTGGGCTGGGTGTTGCGCCGTCGTCGCCACCATCCGCACCATCTTGGCTATAGTCTGCTGGCGCTGGTACTGGCATTGGGCTCTGTGGATGCCAGCCCGGCATTTAATCAGATCACCGAGCTGGTAAAATCCCAGTCTCGCGACGGTGACCCCGATTTTGCCGCCTGGTACAAAGAGCCCGCAAAAACCATCCCCAACCCCAAACTGAACCTCGTTTATATCTATGGCGAAAGCCTGGAGCGCACCTACTTTGACAACGACGCCTTCCCGGATCTGGCGCCGGAGTTAGGGGCGATCAAAAATGAAGGGATTGATTTCAGCCATACCGCTCAGCTGCCGGGTACCGATTACACCATTGCGGGCATGGTGGCCTCCCAGTGCGGTATCCCGCTGTTCGCTCCGTTTGAGGGCAATGCCTCGGCCTCGGTATCGAGTTTCTTCCCGCAAAATATCTGCCTGGGCGACATCCTGAAAAACTCCGGCTATGAGAACTATTTTATGCAGGGCGCCAACCTGCGCTTTGCCGGGAAAGATGTCTTTTTGAAATCTCACGGTTTCGACCATCTCTACGGGGCCGAGGAGTTAAAAACCACCGTCGCCGACCCGAGCTATCGCAACGACTGGGGCTTTTACGATGATACGGTCCTGGACGAGACATGGAAAAAATTCGAAGCGCTGTCCAGGTCCGGTAAGCGTTTCTCGCTATTCGCCCTGACGGTGGATACCCATCACCCGGATGGCTTTATCTCCCGCACCTGCCAGCGCAAGAGCTATGCCATTGATGGCAAACCGAACCAGTCGTTTAGTGCCGTTGGCTGTAGCCAGGAGCACATTGCAGCGCTGATCGAGAAAATCAAAGCCTCGCCGTACTTTAAAAACACGGTGATTGTGGTCTCTTCCGATCATCTGGCGATGAAAAATACCGCCTGGGACGAGCTGAATAAACAAGATCGCAGCAATCTGTTCTTCGTGCTGCGCGGCGATAAGCCGCAGCAGGAGACGCTCGCCGTGAAGCGCAACACCATGGATAACGGCGCTACGGTGCTGGATATTCTCGGCGGCGATAACTTCATCGGTCTGGGCCGCAGCAGCCTGTCAGGGCAATCCTTGTCAGAAATTTTCCTCAATATGAAAGAGAAAGTGCTGGCCTGGAAACCGGATGTCATCCGCCTGTGGAACTTCCCGAAAGAGCTAAAAGCGTTCACCGTCGATAGCGATAAAAATATGATGGCCTTCTCCGGCAGCCATTTCCGCCTGCCGCTGCTGCTGCGCGTCTCAGATAAGCGCGTCGAGCCGCTGCCAGAGAGCGAATACTCCGCACCGCTACGCTACCAGCTGGCAGATTTTGCTCCGCGCGATAACTTCGTCTGGGTCGATCGCTGCTACAAGATGGGCCAGCTCTGGTCACAGCCGCTGGCGCTCTCTACCGACTGGTGCGTCTCCCAGGGCCAGTTGGGTGGGGAGCAGAGCATTCAGCGTGTGGACAAGCCTCAGTGGCAGGGTAAAACGGCGTTTAAGGATACGGTCATCAGCACCGATCGCTATAACCGCAACGTCGAGATGCTGAAGGTGGCCGATAACGACATTCGCTACAAAGCCGACAGCTTTGTCTTTAACGTCGCCGGTGCGCCAGAAGAGGTGAAGCAGTTCAGCGGCATCTCGCGTCCGGAATCCTGGGGCCGCTGGTCTAATGCCCAACTGGGCGACGAAGTGAAGATTGAATATAACCAGCCCCTGCCGGCGAAGTTTGACCTGGTCATCACCGCTAAGGCCTTTGGCCCCAATGCTAATCGCCCTATCCCGGTGAGGATTGGCCAGAGCGAGCAGACCCTGAAGCTCGGCAACGAGGTGACCACCACCACGCTGCATTTCGACAACCCTTCACGCAGCAGCACCCTGGTCATTGTACCGCCGGATCCGCAGTCCACTAACGAGGGCAATATCCTCGGTCACTCTCCGCGCCAGTTGGGGATTGGGATGGTGGAGATTAAAATCGTCAACGCCGAAGGCTAA
- a CDS encoding threonine/serine ThrE exporter family protein, translated as MQVDQSSQRATTRLCIQCGLFLLQHGAESTLVEELSTRLGLALGMDSVESAISSNAIVLTTIKEGHCLTSTRKNHDRGINMHVVTEVQHIVIMAEHKLLDGKDVEKRFNQIKPLRYPRWLVVLMVGLSCACFCVLNKGGWDGAAITFAASALAMYVRQVLTHRQIHPQINFCITAFVATTVSGLLLRLPGFASTPTIAMAASVLLLVPGFPLINAVADMFKGHINTGLARWAIASLLTLATCIGVVTAMTLWGLRGWA; from the coding sequence ATGCAGGTAGATCAGTCATCGCAGCGCGCAACGACGCGGCTGTGTATTCAGTGCGGTCTGTTTTTATTACAGCACGGTGCGGAAAGCACGCTTGTTGAGGAGTTGTCCACCCGCCTGGGGCTGGCGCTGGGCATGGACAGCGTCGAAAGCGCCATCTCCTCCAATGCCATTGTGCTGACCACCATCAAAGAGGGCCACTGCCTCACCTCTACGCGCAAAAATCACGATCGTGGAATCAACATGCACGTGGTGACCGAGGTACAACATATCGTCATCATGGCCGAGCACAAGCTGCTGGATGGCAAAGATGTTGAAAAGCGCTTTAACCAAATTAAACCGCTCCGCTACCCCCGTTGGCTGGTAGTGCTGATGGTGGGGCTCTCCTGCGCCTGTTTCTGCGTGCTCAATAAAGGCGGCTGGGACGGGGCTGCCATTACCTTTGCCGCCAGCGCGTTGGCGATGTATGTGCGTCAGGTCCTTACCCACCGACAGATTCACCCGCAGATCAACTTCTGCATCACCGCCTTTGTGGCAACAACCGTCTCCGGCCTGCTGCTGCGGCTACCCGGCTTCGCCAGTACACCCACTATCGCGATGGCCGCCAGCGTGCTTCTGCTGGTGCCTGGCTTTCCGCTGATCAACGCCGTGGCCGACATGTTCAAAGGCCATATCAATACCGGCCTTGCCCGTTGGGCAATCGCCAGCTTACTCACGCTTGCCACCTGTATTGGCGTCGTGACGGCCATGACCTTATGGGGACTTCGCGGATGGGCGTAA
- a CDS encoding helix-turn-helix transcriptional regulator: MTPISCQHAIIISKLPVMQTGLGCIISRNLPDYEVSYCRSQEELTLLQLRRANVVIADISGDQRNPRRICEEYYSLQNHYRDIHWIFLVSRRVYPCAVELLLRPESSLLSDIEPIEGVINAIRGGSQSAERISQTLLKPELEELDESRDEVMLTHSERKVLRLLGKGWGINQIAALLKKSNKTVSAQKNSAMRRLSLRSNAEMYAWINSNKGMKELNLFSAYGEQDEWKRAPLRDLSLSSKSAQ; the protein is encoded by the coding sequence ATGACGCCAATAAGTTGTCAGCACGCAATTATTATCAGTAAATTACCGGTAATGCAAACGGGCTTAGGTTGTATTATCTCACGTAATTTGCCTGATTATGAAGTTTCCTATTGCCGCTCTCAGGAAGAGCTTACACTTCTTCAATTACGTCGGGCGAATGTTGTTATTGCCGATATCTCCGGGGATCAACGTAACCCGCGTCGAATTTGCGAAGAATATTATTCTTTGCAGAATCATTACCGTGATATTCACTGGATATTTTTAGTTTCACGCCGGGTCTATCCCTGTGCGGTAGAGCTTCTGTTACGACCAGAGAGTTCATTGCTTTCAGATATCGAGCCCATTGAGGGCGTGATTAACGCCATTCGTGGCGGAAGCCAGAGTGCAGAACGCATTAGCCAGACGCTGCTAAAACCGGAGCTGGAGGAACTCGACGAAAGTCGGGATGAGGTGATGTTGACTCACTCTGAACGCAAGGTGTTACGCCTGCTTGGAAAAGGCTGGGGCATAAATCAAATTGCCGCCTTGCTTAAAAAAAGCAACAAAACGGTCAGTGCCCAAAAAAATAGCGCCATGAGGCGACTGTCATTACGCAGTAATGCCGAAATGTACGCGTGGATTAACAGTAACAAGGGAATGAAAGAGCTGAATCTTTTTTCAGCCTATGGAGAACAGGACGAATGGAAAAGAGCGCCGTTAAGAGACCTATCGCTATCGTCGAAAAGTGCACAATGA
- a CDS encoding DUF2501 domain-containing protein — protein MKTASLLSAVLSATLVLGSAHAASWQDSLSSAASELSKSSGSESGGLSAGTLTGLLGNSNQSLSAGTMNNAAGILEYCAKQKLASVTDTQNIKNQVLGKLGLDTQEQKEDTNFMDGIQGLLNAQNGQQLNLNTLGDSALGKKVKTKACDLVLKQGLNFLS, from the coding sequence ATGAAAACAGCATCTCTTCTCAGCGCCGTATTAAGCGCCACGTTAGTTCTGGGTTCCGCCCACGCCGCATCCTGGCAGGATTCGCTCTCCAGTGCCGCCAGCGAACTTTCCAAAAGCAGCGGTTCAGAAAGCGGCGGCCTCTCAGCCGGTACCCTGACCGGCCTGCTGGGCAACAGTAACCAGAGCCTGAGCGCGGGTACCATGAACAACGCCGCCGGGATCCTGGAGTATTGTGCGAAACAGAAACTAGCGTCGGTCACCGACACGCAGAATATTAAAAACCAGGTTCTGGGTAAGCTGGGTCTGGATACGCAAGAGCAGAAAGAAGATACCAATTTTATGGACGGTATTCAGGGTCTACTGAATGCACAGAATGGTCAGCAGCTGAATCTGAACACGCTGGGCGACTCCGCGCTGGGTAAAAAGGTCAAAACCAAAGCCTGCGATTTAGTATTGAAGCAGGGACTTAACTTCCTCTCCTGA
- a CDS encoding organic hydroperoxide resistance protein → MSLEKVVYTAKATATGGRDGRATSSDGVLDVKLGVPKEMGGAGGEATNPEQLFAAGYSACFLGAMKFVAGRDKISMPKEAFIEGEVGIGPLPTGFGIEAKLNIHLPGMDQAEAKKLVDAAHIVCPYSNATRGNIDVTLNIIA, encoded by the coding sequence ATGTCTTTAGAAAAAGTTGTCTACACCGCCAAAGCGACCGCTACCGGAGGCCGTGACGGCCGTGCTACCTCTTCCGATGGCGTTCTGGATGTTAAACTGGGCGTACCCAAAGAGATGGGCGGCGCGGGCGGCGAAGCCACCAACCCAGAGCAGCTGTTTGCTGCGGGTTACTCCGCCTGCTTCCTCGGTGCCATGAAGTTTGTTGCGGGTCGTGACAAAATCAGCATGCCGAAAGAGGCCTTTATTGAAGGCGAAGTGGGTATCGGTCCGCTGCCGACCGGTTTCGGGATTGAAGCCAAACTGAACATTCACCTGCCAGGTATGGATCAGGCAGAAGCGAAAAAACTGGTCGATGCGGCCCACATTGTCTGCCCTTACTCCAACGCAACGCGCGGCAACATTGATGTGACTCTCAACATCATCGCGTAA
- a CDS encoding TetR family transcriptional regulator, producing the protein MAYPDSEAGEITDESSLKDKIFLSAIALFAEYGLNGARMEQIAEKAGTTKRMVVYHYKNKENLYLLVLEYVYTQIRASERQLSLDGMPPVEALAHLVETTFDYHADHPDYIRIICMENMQRGRFMQQSSYLRQVNRSALELLEAILTRGKAKQLFNQSVDARDLHRLISSFSFHYVANSYTFTLLFEEGADEQAQREHYRKMAVQVALRYTCP; encoded by the coding sequence GTGGCATACCCTGACAGCGAAGCTGGCGAAATCACTGACGAATCCAGCCTGAAAGACAAAATTTTCCTCAGCGCCATCGCCCTGTTCGCCGAATACGGCCTGAACGGCGCGCGTATGGAGCAGATTGCCGAGAAGGCAGGTACCACCAAGCGCATGGTGGTTTACCATTATAAAAATAAAGAGAATCTCTATTTGCTGGTGCTGGAGTATGTCTATACCCAGATCCGCGCCAGTGAAAGACAGTTGAGCCTCGATGGCATGCCTCCCGTCGAAGCGCTGGCGCATCTGGTGGAGACCACCTTCGATTACCACGCCGATCACCCGGACTATATTCGCATCATCTGCATGGAGAATATGCAGCGTGGCCGCTTTATGCAGCAATCCAGCTATTTGCGGCAGGTCAACCGCAGCGCACTGGAACTGCTGGAGGCCATCCTCACGCGCGGCAAAGCAAAACAGCTGTTTAACCAGAGCGTGGATGCCCGGGATCTGCACCGTTTGATCAGCAGTTTTAGCTTTCATTATGTGGCGAACAGTTACACCTTTACCCTACTCTTTGAAGAGGGGGCAGACGAGCAGGCCCAACGTGAGCACTACCGTAAGATGGCGGTCCAGGTCGCCCTGCGTTATACCTGCCCATAA
- the dnaT gene encoding primosomal protein DnaT has translation MSSRILTTRVTGLDALTHDPRGVLANAEGGAIAVFVDNAPAFYAITPERLAQLLETEARVARPASDVTLDTQFFEEPTSAPVAVPMGKFAMYAGWQPDPDFQRQAALWGIALTQPVTPEELAAFTAYWQAEGKVFHHIQWQQKLARSVQINRASNGGQSRRDINSFSEPDKQIPHGFRGAK, from the coding sequence ATGTCCTCCAGAATCCTGACAACCCGCGTCACTGGCCTTGATGCCCTCACGCACGATCCTCGTGGCGTGCTGGCCAATGCCGAAGGCGGCGCCATCGCGGTCTTTGTCGATAATGCGCCTGCTTTTTACGCCATTACCCCGGAACGTCTGGCGCAGTTGTTGGAAACCGAAGCGCGGGTTGCCCGCCCGGCCAGCGATGTCACCCTGGATACGCAATTTTTCGAAGAACCTACCAGCGCCCCGGTCGCCGTACCGATGGGCAAATTTGCCATGTATGCCGGCTGGCAGCCGGATCCCGATTTTCAGCGTCAGGCGGCCTTGTGGGGCATTGCCCTCACCCAGCCCGTCACGCCGGAAGAGCTGGCGGCGTTTACAGCTTACTGGCAGGCTGAAGGCAAAGTTTTTCACCATATTCAATGGCAACAAAAACTGGCGCGCAGCGTACAGATCAACCGCGCCAGCAATGGCGGCCAGTCCAGACGCGATATCAATTCATTTTCAGAACCGGATAAACAGATCCCCCACGGATTCCGAGGTGCCAAATGA
- the bglJ gene encoding DNA-binding transcriptional activator BglJ — MSAVGLEHLFSSPTLKNYHPSIFSDIAQFNEALETIPFSALIYSLSDSRNERRYCLECLKSLAANHSHIQRIVLASDTKEASLINHLSPSHLHGIVIKSESVKALQEQLGALLSETRRSSDSIHNHWNLHRGRLLSPTERAILQFMSSGYSIPEIATRLDRNIKTIRAHKFNAMVKLGVHSDMGLLNAADILSHFPMPDRRNPQSFMLYHS; from the coding sequence ATGAGTGCCGTTGGTCTGGAACATCTGTTTTCCAGCCCGACTCTTAAAAATTATCATCCCTCTATTTTCAGCGATATTGCGCAATTTAATGAAGCACTTGAGACTATTCCATTTTCAGCACTTATCTATTCGCTTTCCGATTCGCGAAATGAGCGCCGTTATTGTCTGGAATGTTTAAAGTCGCTGGCCGCCAATCATAGCCATATTCAGCGTATTGTTCTGGCGTCTGATACCAAAGAGGCCAGTCTTATCAACCATCTCTCCCCGTCGCATTTGCACGGTATTGTGATTAAATCGGAATCGGTCAAAGCGTTACAGGAGCAGTTAGGTGCGCTGTTAAGCGAAACGCGGCGGAGCAGTGACAGTATTCATAATCACTGGAACCTGCATCGTGGACGCTTACTGAGCCCGACAGAGCGCGCCATTCTGCAATTTATGTCCAGCGGATATTCAATCCCGGAGATTGCCACGCGTCTGGATCGCAATATCAAAACCATTCGCGCACATAAGTTTAACGCCATGGTTAAGTTGGGTGTTCACTCCGACATGGGATTGCTGAATGCTGCCGACATCCTGAGCCACTTCCCGATGCCGGATCGTCGTAATCCACAAAGTTTTATGCTTTATCACTCCTGA
- the dnaC gene encoding DNA replication protein DnaC codes for MKEFGELMKRLQKIMPANVKPAFTTGEELLAWQKEQGEIRAAALARENRAMKMQRTFNRSGIRPLHQNCSFENYKVESQGQLAALTQARQYVEEFDGNIASFIFSGKPGTGKNHLAAAICNELLLRGKSVLIITVADIMSAMKDTFSNRETSEEQLLNDLSNVDLLVIDEIGVQTESRYEKVIINQIVDRRSSSKRPTGMLTNHNIDEMTRLLGERVMDRMKLGNSLYVIFDWESYRSRVTGKEY; via the coding sequence ATGAAAGAGTTCGGCGAACTGATGAAACGCCTGCAGAAGATCATGCCGGCGAACGTGAAACCGGCGTTTACCACCGGCGAAGAGCTTCTGGCGTGGCAAAAAGAGCAAGGTGAGATCCGCGCCGCGGCGCTGGCCCGCGAAAACCGGGCCATGAAAATGCAGCGCACTTTTAACCGCTCCGGCATTCGCCCGCTGCATCAGAACTGCTCGTTTGAAAACTATAAGGTAGAGAGCCAGGGGCAACTGGCGGCGCTGACGCAGGCGCGTCAGTACGTGGAAGAGTTCGACGGGAATATCGCGAGCTTTATCTTTAGCGGCAAACCCGGCACCGGCAAAAATCATCTTGCTGCGGCCATCTGCAACGAGTTGCTGCTGCGCGGTAAGTCGGTGCTGATCATCACCGTAGCCGATATTATGTCGGCAATGAAAGACACCTTCAGCAATCGCGAAACCAGTGAAGAGCAGTTACTCAACGATCTGAGCAACGTCGACCTGCTGGTCATTGATGAAATTGGCGTCCAGACCGAATCCCGTTATGAGAAAGTGATCATCAACCAGATTGTCGATCGCCGCTCCTCCTCCAAGCGCCCCACCGGCATGCTGACCAACCACAACATCGATGAGATGACCCGTCTGCTGGGTGAACGCGTTATGGATCGCATGAAGCTCGGCAACAGCCTGTACGTGATATTTGACTGGGAGAGTTACCGTAGCCGTGTCACCGGGAAGGAGTATTAA